CCTCGGTCTTGCCGCCGCTGGTGACCTCCGATGCCTCGGCCGACGCGGCGGGCTTCTCCGCGGGCTTGTCGGCGGGCTTGTCGTTCGAGCAACCAACCAGCACCGCACCGGTGGCGAGCAGTCCCATGGCGCCTGCGATAACTCGATTCATGGTCATTGCGTCTTCCCTTTCGTTCCGCGTTGCCCCGATGGCTCCGTCGTGCCCTGAAGTCTTGGCGGGCCCGAGTGCTACCGATCCCAAGAAATGTCGGTTCCCGCAGGTAACGTGGGTTTCGTGACGAAGGACCCAGAGCAGCCGGATCAATCCGAGGAAGCCACACCAGCCGAGGAGCCCGCTGTGGTGGAGGGCGAGATCGTTCCCGCAGCTCCGGCCACGGGCCCGCAAACCGGGCCGGTCCCGGGGCCGGCCGACACCGGCTACACCGCGGCCGGGGTGCCGACATTCGACGCGGTCCGGGAGAAGATCGAGACCCGGTACGGCACCGCGATCGGGGCGTCGGAGCTGGCAGCCGAGACTCCTGAGGGCCGCTCCATCGAGGAGCAGTACGAAAAGCGTCAGCAGGCGGCGGCCGAGCGCTTGAAACAGATCCGCGAGTCCATGGACAAGACGGACGACGCCTGATCCGTGCGGACATTCACATTGGCCGAGCGCCGGGCTCGGCTGGCCCGTCGTCACTTCCTGAGCCGGCCGGCGGCCTCGGTCACCGAGGCGACGGCCTCGTTCGTCGGCCTGCACGCCACCGACCCCTCCACGCCGTATCTGTCCCTGTGGGCACGGCTGCCGGGTTTCGCGGTTGACGACCTGGACACCGAGCTGTACCAACAGCGCACGCTGCTCAAACACCTCGCGATGCGCCGCACGCTCTGGGTGGTGCGCGCCGAGGACCTGCCGCTGGTGCAGGCCGGAGCCAGCGACCGGGTGGCCGGCAATGAACAGCGCAAACTCGTCGGCGACGTGGTGAAGGCCGGTGTGGCCGCCGACGGCGCCCAATGGCTGGACACGGCATGTCAGGCAGTACTGGCCCATCTGCGTGAGCACGGACCCACCCCCGCGGCCCAGCTGCGCGCAGCCTTGCCTGAACTCGCCGGCAGTTACGATCCGGCACCGGGCAAACGTTGGGGCGGTGAGACTCCGCTTTCCCCAAGGGTTTTGACGGTGCTCGGGGTTCGCGGCGAAATCGTCCGCGGACCGAACGACAGTGGCTGGACCAACTCACGGCCGCGGTGGGCGCTCACCACCGACTGGCTCGGCGCTTCGGTGCCGGCGGCTGAGCCGGAGCACGCCCGCGCCGAGCTGGTGCGGACCTGGCTACGGACGTTCGGTCCGGCCACCGTCACCGACATCAAATGGTGGTTCGGCAACACCCTGACCTGGGCACGCCACGCGTTGCGCGACATCGGCGCCGTCGAGGTGGATCTGCACGGCGCCCCGGGCTACGTCCTTCCCGACGACCTCGAGGTCGAACCGGACGCCGAGCCGTGGGCGGCCCTGCTCCCGGGTCTGGACGTCACCACGATGGGCTGGTTCGACCGTGCCTGGTACCTCGGAGACCATC
The genomic region above belongs to Mycolicibacterium sp. HK-90 and contains:
- a CDS encoding winged helix DNA-binding domain-containing protein codes for the protein MRTFTLAERRARLARRHFLSRPAASVTEATASFVGLHATDPSTPYLSLWARLPGFAVDDLDTELYQQRTLLKHLAMRRTLWVVRAEDLPLVQAGASDRVAGNEQRKLVGDVVKAGVAADGAQWLDTACQAVLAHLREHGPTPAAQLRAALPELAGSYDPAPGKRWGGETPLSPRVLTVLGVRGEIVRGPNDSGWTNSRPRWALTTDWLGASVPAAEPEHARAELVRTWLRTFGPATVTDIKWWFGNTLTWARHALRDIGAVEVDLHGAPGYVLPDDLEVEPDAEPWAALLPGLDVTTMGWFDRAWYLGDHRAQVFDTNGNGGPTAWWNGRIVGGWGQDADGRVQLHLLEEIGRDGTRALQERADALTDWLAGDRANPRFPSPLSKR